TGTATGCTTTTAGGTCGACTTTCCGGAGGTACGGTGCTCCATCCATGCTGACCTTAACGTAAAGACATCCTGGACCTTGTTTTTCATCAGCATTTTCTTTGTCCTTTGATGGGTTTGTAGCCATCGTGTTTTTACGGTAGCTACGGATTGGTGGCCAACCGACCACCTGTGCCCTGTTACAGTTTATTCACATTGTTAGACATGCGAATGAGATCTGAAAAAATTAGCCAAGTTGAATCTTGTTCCCGATATGGAAAATTTGTGATCCTTCAAAGCTCAAGGAGGCAAATTTAAAAGGCAGCATAGTTAATCATAGCTCATAAACTCCTAAAATCAACAAAGTTTGTACACTCCTAAAATATAACAGCAAAAGAGGAAGCAATCTAAGGTTTTTAGTTGATGCAATCCATAGAACAAGaaataataaaacaataaaaGACTTCCATGATTCCTGAACCAgcagaaaagcaatacaaaatggaATCCCTCTTTTTCCCCACAAATCTGTGACAAACAGATGAATTGTCAGCTAAACATAAAAGAAACTGTATGCAGTTTAATCTAGCACCAGGATCATCGTGTTGGGTCAGTAAGTAGCAaatcaaactaaaaagaggaaaataaagtTCGATTACATAAGACGATTGTGAAAAGAAGgtcagcaagatcaaacaatataGCGAAACTGGAAATCGAGGATTGCTTGGGTTTACAAATGATAGAACTCTTACCCACGGCAAACAAAGCCTGTGGACAAAATGGTTCACAGAATCTACGGCCGAaaattagtttttctttttttttttctcgttctCCATTTTTCGATGTATTTAAGAGACATATAATTAAAAGAGACATATGTAAGAGAAAAAGCATCACCATCCTAGAAGTTTGAACAAATCAAACATACTTCTAAGAAAAGCACTCACCAAATGCTGAGGAGGAATAAAAAGATTACAAATTTCCGCTCAAAATTCCAGCTTTCTTGCAATCCGAGAAACTCCAACAAGTTGGAAGCACTTACTTGGCAGCAGGCGCCACGCCGCGATCATTCCCAGCGGAGTTCCCGACCTGTCCAGCGGCCTTCCTCTCCTGCCCGTCCGCCTTCGGCGCCACATCTTTGCCAGCGTTCCCGTGCCCGGACAGCTGCCCGCCGCCGTCCTGCCCCCTCGGCGAGAACAAGGCGCCACCTTTCCCGCCTTCCACCTCGGATCCACATCCCCCGGAGGCGAGTTCCCACTTCCCGGCCCCGTCGATGGCGTCGGAGAACCCGCGCTTGGCACCGGAGCCGAACACCTTGGGAAGGAGCCCCAGGGTGAGGCCCACCTTCTCCTTCCGGTCGGGTGACTCCGATCCGGGGAGGCCCAGCCGCAGCTCCGTCTCCTTCAGGTTAAGCGCCCCATCCTCGGCTGCGCCGGCAGCGGCTGCAGCAGAGAAGGGGAGCTCCGACAGGCCTATGTAATCATGCTCGAGAGGTGGTGACATTAACTTCCTTGAGGAGCACCAGCGACCGTTAAAAGTGATGAGCTTGCGAACAGGAACAGAGCAAGACAGAGTGCGAGTGTGGTAAGCGTGAGCTGATGGAATATCCCAATTGGTGTGAAGGTGAGAAGGAAATAAAGATGAAGGGGAGAAGGAAATCTAAAGCTTGTGCTGGTTGGCTTCAATACTTTTCCACACTTTGTATACACaaaataccaataataataataataatgtttatTTATACATCAAATATCATTTCTAGACAAGCCTAAAAAGATCTTTATATCGAAATTATCTAAAACCTTTGATCCATCATCATCTGCTTTACTTGTCAGCAGCACAACTTGTCCTAGAAATGGAATAGATAGAAGAAGGAAGTTAATGAAAATATGATAATAATGACAATACTATTATAAAACAGAATTGAAACAgtaatattttattgatgaagCAATCTACCGACAACTCTCTGTAAGTTTCCGGCAGTATCTCAGatgactttttctcctttttcttattttatgacACAAAATACATGACATCCTATCCCTCTGTTagcaaaaagggaggacaaatattTGTGATAAAAGCTAAGAAAGTGAAAAAGGGAAGCATATCAGATCTGagcaagaatttttttttccacATAGAAGACCAAAAGAATGTGGCAAAGAAGTGAGATTTAAAGAGGAGGATTCCAAAGTTTAATTAGGATAAAAACACACCAAAATCAGGGATTTATGTAATTGAaagaaaatcaaaatatataaaagCCAATTACCACTCCaaaatcttcttctcctcttttggcATATACTTGTGACAATGTGATCCATCAATTAATTGCTTGTGTTTAGGTTGGCCTAATCGATTAGCACAAAGAGTGGCTGCTCTAAGCTAGCTGGTCTATG
This Musa acuminata AAA Group cultivar baxijiao chromosome BXJ1-2, Cavendish_Baxijiao_AAA, whole genome shotgun sequence DNA region includes the following protein-coding sequences:
- the LOC135607161 gene encoding auxin-responsive protein IAA17-like, which gives rise to MSPPLEHDYIGLSELPFSAAAAAGAAEDGALNLKETELRLGLPGSESPDRKEKVGLTLGLLPKVFGSGAKRGFSDAIDGAGKWELASGGCGSEVEGGKGGALFSPRGQDGGGQLSGHGNAGKDVAPKADGQERKAAGQVGNSAGNDRGVAPAAKAQVVGWPPIRSYRKNTMATNPSKDKENADEKQGPGCLYVKVSMDGAPYLRKVDLKAYNNYKELSSALEKMFSCFTIGQCGSHGIPGRDGLSESRLTDLLNGSEYVLTYEDKDGDWMLVGDVPWEMFTNSCKRMRIMKGSDAIGLAPRAMEKCKNRIRISF